One window from the genome of Salvia splendens isolate huo1 chromosome 9, SspV2, whole genome shotgun sequence encodes:
- the LOC121749677 gene encoding 60S ribosomal protein L2, mitochondrial-like, whose protein sequence is MAAARTVLRSAATSTRIASARQSASIFRSPVETSSFSGASISPHLGQFGNLDGRNFSTKTRKFRFQRRIDMKRSTSATGIVERIEYDPNRTSRIALVRWEGGALQGKSKAAADIALPAESLESTVAPPTGAFNFSSLPGLLEYRSSAYSSKGGNKQTAKSTYVMVGVPSSKSCFNEGSRSKITNGKDVIVSAFSTKAKGENAGISDGVPRIAVAGSRPAYFVLGEKEEVGGKDAFTLGEVQKWKKDSARWMHRIKRKGAVSWSSLMGQEKLGLKGLKPRNGGKEKTGKLGDDRVPVTYIIASHQLGEGNLVMNWSGASSSSSSQYAKYGNR, encoded by the exons ATGGCCGCCGCCAGAACAGTCCTCCGTTCCGCCGCCACATCAACTCGCATTGCCTCGGCGAGACAATCCGCCTCCATTTTCAG ATCTCCTGTGGAGACGAGCAGTTTCAGTGGAGCTTCAATTTCTCCACACCTCGGTCAATTCGGGAATTTAGATGGAAGAAACTTCTCAACTAAGACGAGGAAATTTCGATTTCAGCGCAGAATCGATATGAAGCGAAGCACCTCGGCTACAGGAATCGTGGAAAGGATAGAGTACGATCCTAATCGAACTTCTCGGATCGCTCTAGTACGATGGGAAGGCGGAGCTCTCCAAGGAAAATCCAAGGCGGCGGCGGATATCGCGCTGCCGGCGGAGAGCCTCGAATCCACTGTTGCCCCACCCACCGGTGCGTTTAACTTCTCCTCCCTGCCGGGGTTGCTGGAATACAGAAGCTCAGCGTACTCTTCTAAAGGAGGAAATAAGCAAACTGCGAAGTCTACATATGTAATGGTTGGAGTACCTTCGTCGAAAAGCTGCTTTAATGAAGGTTCAAGAAGCAAAATTACTAACGGGAAGGATGTTATCGTCTCTGCTTTCTCTACGAAGGCCAAGGGAGAGAATGCGGGTATATCTGATGGTGTCCCAAGGATAGCGGTGGCTGGGTCGAGGCCGGCTTACTTCGTTTtgggagagaaagaggaagTAGGAGGGAAGGATGCGTTCACTCTTGGAGAGGTACAGAAGTGGAAGAAGGATAGCGCTCGATGGATGCATAGGATCAAGCGTAAAGGGGCAGTTTCGTGGTCTAGTTTGATGGGGCAAGAGAAGTTAGGGCTTAAGGGATTGAAGCCGAGGAATGGTGGCAAGGAAAAGACTGGGAAGCTCGGTGATGATCGTGTTCCTGTCACTTATATCATAGCTAGTCATCAGTTGGGAGAAGGCAACTTGGTGATGAATTGGTCCGGAGCTTCGAGTAGCAGCTCGTCTCAATATGCTAAATATGGTAATAGATAG
- the LOC121749250 gene encoding cystathionine beta-lyase, chloroplastic-like: MAAAAPSLRSFFTLKAQNKSAWESKFSCRQGNLKLKCSRDKEVDVSTSALVDGVSECTNEEEIRQTTLQVEPSVSTMLMNFSNDFDPYEALSTPLYQTATFKQPSATEGGAYDYTRSGNPTRDALERLLAKLDKADRALCFTSGMAALAAVTRLVATGEEIVSGGDMYGGSDRLLSQVVPKSGVVVKHVDTTNFEDVASAITPRTKLVWLESPTNPRQQISDLRKITELAHARGTLVLVDNSIMSPVLSQPLELGADIVMHSATKFIAGHSDLMAGVLAIKGESLGKDLYFLQNAEGTGLAPFDCWLCLRGIKTMALRVEKQQENAQKIAEFLASHPRVKRVYYAGLPDHPGRSLHYSQAKGAGSVLSFLTGSLELSKHVVETTKYFSITVSFGSVKSLISLPCFMSHASIPAAVREVRGLTEDLIRISVGIEDVDDLIADLDLALQTGPA; the protein is encoded by the exons ATGGCGGCTGCTGCTCCATCTCTCAGATCATTCTTCACCTTAAAAG CACAAAACAAAAGTGCTTGGGAAAGTAAGTTTTCCTGTCGCCAGGGGAACCTTAAATTGAAGTGCTCGAGAGACAAAGAGGTGGATGTCAGCACGTCTGCTTTGGTTGATGGAGTTTCCGAATGCACAAATG AAGAAGAAATCAGACAGACAACTCTTCAAGTGGAGCCAAGTGTTTCCACCATGTTGATGAATTTTTCCAACGACTTTGATCCTTACGAGGCTTTAAGCACGCCACTCTATCAAACAGCAACTTTCAAGCAG CCTTCAGCTACGGAAGGTGGAGCGTATGATTATACAAGAAGTGGAAATCCTACTCGGGATGCCCTAGAAAG ACTTCTTGCGAAGCTCGATAAAGCAGACCGAGCACTATGCTTCACCAGTGGAATGGCAGCTTTAGCAGCTGTTACTCGTCTTGTTGCAACAG GCGAGGAGATTGTTTCTGGTGGTGACATGTATGGTGGTTCGGATCGCTTATTGTCGCAAGTAGTTCCAAAATCTGGAGTTGTGGTTAA GCATGTAGATACGACAAACTTTGAAGATGTTGCTTCTGCAATTACCCCCCGCACAAAGCTCGTGTGGTTGGAGAGTCCAACGAACCCTCGCCAGCAGATCTCCGACCTTCGC AAAATCACCGAGCTTGCACACGCTCGTGGCACTCTTGTGTTGGTGGACAACAGCATCATGTCTCCTGTGCTGTCTCAACCCTTAGAGCTCGGAGCAG ATATTGTGATGCACTCAGCTACAAAGTTCATTGCTGGTCACAGCGACCTTATGGCTGGTGTGCTTGCTATCAAAGGCGAGAG CTTGGGGAAAGACCTATATTTCCTACAGAATGCAGAGGGGACAGGGTTAGCTCCGTTCGACTGTTGGCTATGTTTGAGAGGCATAAAAACTATGGCTCTACGTGTCGAAAAGCAACAG GAAAATGCACAAAAGATCGCTGAGTTCCTCGCGTCTCACCCTCGCGTGAAAAGGGTCTATTATGCCGGTCTTCCCGATCATCCAGGACGATCATTGCATTACTCTCAG GCGAAGGGTGCTGGATCCGTGCTGAGTTTCTTAACGGGGTCGTTGGAGCTCTCCAAGCATGTTGTTGAAACGACAAAGTATTTCAGCATAACTGTGAGCTTCG GAAGTGTCAAGTCCCTCATCAGCTTGCCCTGCTTCATGTCTCACGCAAGCATACCAGCAGCGGTACGCGAGGTACGAGGCCTGACCGAGGATCTCATACGTATATCCGTCGGGATTGAGGATGTTGACGACTTGATCGCTGATCTTGACCTCGCCCTACAAACAGGGCCTGCATAA
- the LOC121747813 gene encoding uncharacterized protein LOC121747813, with amino-acid sequence MSNGEVRQISAQDIQMVQILIEKCLQLYMSEKEVVNTLSHQAKIEPGFTEIVWQKLESENQQFFRAYHLRLILKDQILRFNQLLERQVELMCQVGRTGVTSMSLSNGSQMHSMFNNSSYQVQQPAGPPINPENMHQAVTLPNVYTNGVSALQPNIQVPVNISGHGGRIDVPENMLLTQNSSSGIVQGMNGLMIKSEGGFAGDSHFMFGAENNLIEHRNTTGEAFVSPFTSGDPNESMMGQETSSFGFLGQIPRNFSLSDLTADFSNSSDILVSYSRSPFLGADANILNPHIRSEQQGVRRLDTISEGLGYNDFASN; translated from the exons ATGTCAAATGGCGAAGTTAGACAAATCTCTGCCCAGGACATACAAATG GTTCAAATCCTTATCGAAAAATGCCTTCAGCTTTACATGAGTGAGAAGGAGGTTGTGAATACGTTGTCACACCAGGCAAAGATTGAACCTGGCTTCACCGAAATTG TGTGGCAAAAACTCGAATCGGAAAACCAGCAATTTTTTCGGGCATATCATCTGAGGCTGATTTTGAAGGACCAGATATTAAGATTTAATCAGTTGCTCGAGAGACAGGTTGAGCTAATGTGTCAAGTCGGTCGGACAGGAGTCACTTCCATGTCGCTGTCGAATGGATCTCAAATGCATTCAA TGTTCAACAACTCGAGTTATCAGGTTCAACAGCCAGCTGGGCCACCTATAAATCCGGAAAATATGCACCAAGCTGTTACATTACCCAATGTCTACACTAATGGCGTGTCCGCCCTGCAACCTAACATTCAAGTTCCAGTCAACATATCCGGTCATGGCGGTCGGATCGACGTGCCAGAAAACATGCTTTTAACTCAAAATTCCAGCTCCGGAATTGTGCAAGGGATGAATGGTTTGATGATTAAATCAGAGGGTGGCTTTGCGGGCGACTCCCACTTCATGTTTGGCGCAGAGAACAATCTCATAGAACATCGCAACACAACAGGAGAAGCGTTTGTTTCACCTTTCACAAGTGGTGATCCGAATGAGTCCATGATGGGCCAGGAGACGAGCTCATTTGGATTCTTGGGACAGATACCGCGCAACTTCAGTCTCTCAGATTTGACAGCAGACTTTTCCAATAGCTCAG ATATACTCGTGAGCTACTCTAGATCGCCATTTCTGGGCGCAGATGCGAACATCTTGAACCCCCACATCAGAAGCGAACAACAAG GTGTTAGGAGATTGGACACCATATCGGAGGGGTTGGGTTACAATGATTTCGCCAGCAACTGA
- the LOC121749654 gene encoding uncharacterized protein LOC121749654 translates to MTNGEVRKISVQDIQMVQILIERCLQLYMSEREVVNTLSHQAKIEPGFTEIVWRKLESENQDFFRAYHLRLIVKDQILKFNQLLERQVELMRQVGQSGVTSMSLSNGSQMHSVHNNSDYQVQQPAGLQPNTQVPVNIFGNVGQIDVPGNMLLTQNSSSGIVQGMNNVMIKSEGGFAGDSHFMFGTENNLVQPRNTIGEVPISPFTSGDPNKPMLDQDTSSFGFLGQIPRNFSLSDLTADFSNSTDILESYSRSPFLGSGANFLDPHIRSEQQDARRLDTVSEGLSYDDFARD, encoded by the exons ATGACAAATGGCGAAGTTAGAAAAATCTCCGTACAGGACATACAAATG GTTCAAATTCTTATCGAAAGATGCCTTCAGCTTTACATGAGTGAGAGGGAGGTCGTGAATACATTGTCACACCAGGCAAAGATTGAACCTGGCTTCACTGAAATTG TGTGGCGAAAACTCGAATCGGAAAACCAAGATTTTTTTCGGGCGTATCATCTGAGGCTGATTGTGAAGGACCAGATATTGAAATTTAATCAGTTGCTCGAGAGACAGGTTGAGCTAATGCGTCAAGTTGGTCAGTCAGGAGTCACTTCTATGTCTTTGTCGAATGGATCTCAGATGCATTCAG TGCACAACAACTCGGATTATCAAGTTCAACAGCCAGCTGGCCTGCAACCTAACACGCAAGTTCCAGTCAACATATTCGGTAATGTTGGTCAGATTGACGTGCCTGGTAATATGCTATTAACTCAAAATTCCAGCTCAGGAATCGTGCAAGGGATGAACAATGTGATGATTAAATCGGAGGGTGGCTTTGCTGGCGACTCCCACTTCATGTTTGGCACAGAGAACAATCTTGTACAACCTCGCAACACAATTGGAGAAGTGCCCATTTCACCTTTCACTAGTGGTGATCCGAACAAGCCCATGTTGGACCAGGACACGAGCTCATTTGGATTCTTGGGACAGATACCGCGCAACTTCAGTCTCTCAGATTTGACAGCCGACTTTTCGAATAGTACAG ATATACTCGAGAGCTACTCTAGATCGCCATTTCTGGGCTCAGGAGCGAACTTCTTGGACCCGCACATCAGAAGCGAACAACAAG ATGCTAGGAGATTGGACACCGTATCGGAGGGGTTGAGTTACGATGATTTCGCCAGGGATTGA
- the LOC121746421 gene encoding two-component response regulator ORR9-like isoform X1 — MGMAATDDQFHVLAVDDSVIDRKLIERLLKTSSFQVTTVDSGSKALEFLGWHGNEISMFSEASISPNNHQEVEVNLVITDYCMPGMTGYDLLKKIKESAFLRDIPVVIMSSENVPSRITSYRCLEEGAEEFFLKPVKLSDVNKLRPHMMRTKLNNDIIENGKPENEEKQENGEIITTGEADSEMQQFQTAQSLQQQTSQNNNNNNDNNKRKSMEEGLSPDRTRPRYSDLTVMSN, encoded by the exons ATGGGCATGGCAGCAACAGATGATCAATTTCATGTTCTTGCTGTTGATGACAGCGTTattgatagaaaactgattgaGAGGCTTCTCAAGACATCCTCTTTccaag TCACCACAGTTGATTCGGGAAGCAAAGCTTTGGAATTTCTTGGTTGGCATGGAAATGAGATAAGCATGTTTAGTGAAGCCTCTATTTCTCCAAATAATCATCAG GAAGTGGAAGTGAATCTTGTTATTACAGACTACTGTATGCCTGGGATGACAGGCTATGATTTGCTCAAGAAAATAAag GAATCTGCATTTTTGAGGGATATACCTGTAGTCATCATGTCCTCTGAAAATGTCCCTTCAAGAATAACCAG TTACAGATGTTTAGAAGAAGGAGCAGAGGAATTCTTCCTAAAACCAGTGAAATTATCAGATGTGAATAAGTTGAGGCCTCATATGATGAGAACCAAATTGAACAATGATATTATTGAAAATGGAAAGCCAGAAAATGAGGAAAAGCAAGAAAATGGAGAGATTATTACAACAGGAGAAGCAGATTCAGAAATGCAGCAGTTTCAGACAGCACAATCTTTGCAACAGCAGACGTCACAAAACAACAATAACAACAATGACAACAACAAGAGGAAATCTATGGAAGAAGGGCTTTCACCAGACAGAACTAGGCCCAGATACAGTGATCTCACTGTGATGTCCAATTGa
- the LOC121746421 gene encoding two-component response regulator ORR9-like isoform X2, which yields MGMAATDDQFHVLAVDDSVIDRKLIERLLKTSSFQVTTVDSGSKALEFLGWHGNEISMFSEASISPNNHQEVEVNLVITDYCMPGMTGYDLLKKIKESAFLRDIPVVIMSSENVPSRITRCLEEGAEEFFLKPVKLSDVNKLRPHMMRTKLNNDIIENGKPENEEKQENGEIITTGEADSEMQQFQTAQSLQQQTSQNNNNNNDNNKRKSMEEGLSPDRTRPRYSDLTVMSN from the exons ATGGGCATGGCAGCAACAGATGATCAATTTCATGTTCTTGCTGTTGATGACAGCGTTattgatagaaaactgattgaGAGGCTTCTCAAGACATCCTCTTTccaag TCACCACAGTTGATTCGGGAAGCAAAGCTTTGGAATTTCTTGGTTGGCATGGAAATGAGATAAGCATGTTTAGTGAAGCCTCTATTTCTCCAAATAATCATCAG GAAGTGGAAGTGAATCTTGTTATTACAGACTACTGTATGCCTGGGATGACAGGCTATGATTTGCTCAAGAAAATAAag GAATCTGCATTTTTGAGGGATATACCTGTAGTCATCATGTCCTCTGAAAATGTCCCTTCAAGAATAACCAG ATGTTTAGAAGAAGGAGCAGAGGAATTCTTCCTAAAACCAGTGAAATTATCAGATGTGAATAAGTTGAGGCCTCATATGATGAGAACCAAATTGAACAATGATATTATTGAAAATGGAAAGCCAGAAAATGAGGAAAAGCAAGAAAATGGAGAGATTATTACAACAGGAGAAGCAGATTCAGAAATGCAGCAGTTTCAGACAGCACAATCTTTGCAACAGCAGACGTCACAAAACAACAATAACAACAATGACAACAACAAGAGGAAATCTATGGAAGAAGGGCTTTCACCAGACAGAACTAGGCCCAGATACAGTGATCTCACTGTGATGTCCAATTGa